Proteins encoded in a region of the Clostridium beijerinckii genome:
- a CDS encoding MBL fold metallo-hydrolase, producing MQIIWYGHSCFLMKTSIGKRILIDPFSNNLGYDNNFPKSDLITISHNHFDSSYINDINNTTKIINESGNFNLSFLNIEGLDSFHDKCNGLKRGSNIIYIFKDDKLSICHLGHLGHIPCSLILEKLKNIDILLIPIGGHFTLDGFESAKLCNLISPKYIVPMHYKTNTTSLYLDDPKNFIISMKSIKKINSNILDTSDLDINSNLKSECILLTPPYK from the coding sequence ATGCAAATTATTTGGTATGGACATTCTTGTTTCCTTATGAAAACATCCATTGGTAAAAGAATTCTAATTGATCCGTTTAGCAACAATTTAGGTTATGATAATAATTTCCCTAAATCTGATTTAATTACCATTAGTCATAACCATTTTGATAGTTCATATATTAATGATATAAATAATACAACCAAGATTATTAATGAGAGCGGAAACTTTAACTTAAGCTTCCTTAACATAGAAGGACTTGACTCCTTTCATGATAAGTGCAATGGACTAAAAAGAGGCTCAAATATTATTTATATATTTAAGGATGATAAACTTTCTATATGCCATTTAGGACATTTAGGCCATATACCTTGTTCATTGATTTTAGAAAAGCTTAAAAATATTGATATTTTACTTATCCCTATTGGTGGACATTTCACTCTGGACGGTTTTGAGTCTGCGAAACTTTGTAACCTTATTTCCCCAAAATACATAGTTCCTATGCATTATAAAACTAATACAACATCTTTATACTTAGACGACCCTAAGAATTTTATAATATCTATGAAGAGCATAAAAAAAATAAATTCTAATATATTAGATACTTCTGACTTGGATATAAATTCTAACCTTAAGTCTGAATGTATCTTGTTAACACCTCCATATAAATAG
- a CDS encoding DUF362 domain-containing protein, with protein sequence MAFVINDSCVSCGACAGECPVSAITQGDTQFVIDADTCIDCGNCANVCPVGAPNQE encoded by the coding sequence ATGGCATTTGTTATTAATGATTCATGTGTTAGCTGTGGAGCATGCGCTGGAGAATGTCCAGTTAGTGCTATAACTCAAGGAGATACTCAATTCGTTATTGATGCAGATACTTGTATCGATTGCGGAAACTGTGCTAATGTTTGCCCAGTGGGAGCTCCAAACCAAGAGTAA
- a CDS encoding UvrB/UvrC motif-containing protein: protein MLCEKCKKNEAKINLITVMNGQKQEIWLCENCAKDIANIPFFSPIMQNINVPFQGILTEILSNVDNGKSNIDSNKVKEIICPNCGLTYQEFKKSGRLGCADCYKEFNIVLEPRIKSLQVGTKHIGKIPKVKGKELVQRKNLKDLKEEMQKLIVAEEYERAAIVRDEIKKLELYILESNTKEIINRKEGNCDE, encoded by the coding sequence ATGTTATGTGAAAAATGTAAAAAAAATGAAGCAAAGATAAATTTAATTACAGTGATGAATGGTCAGAAACAGGAAATTTGGTTGTGTGAAAATTGTGCAAAAGATATAGCTAATATTCCGTTCTTCAGTCCAATAATGCAAAATATAAATGTTCCATTTCAAGGCATACTTACAGAAATATTATCTAATGTAGATAATGGTAAATCAAATATAGATAGCAATAAAGTAAAAGAAATTATTTGTCCAAATTGTGGGTTAACTTATCAGGAATTTAAGAAATCAGGAAGATTGGGATGTGCTGATTGTTATAAAGAATTTAATATTGTACTTGAGCCAAGGATAAAGAGCTTACAAGTTGGAACTAAACATATTGGTAAGATTCCTAAGGTTAAGGGAAAGGAATTGGTTCAAAGAAAAAATCTTAAGGATTTAAAAGAAGAGATGCAAAAATTGATAGTAGCCGAGGAATATGAGAGAGCAGCAATAGTAAGAGATGAAATTAAAAAACTAGAATTATATATATTAGAAAGTAACACTAAGGAGATTATAAATAGAAAGGAGGGCAATTGTGATGAATAG
- a CDS encoding CtsR family transcriptional regulator, whose product MARLSDIIEEFIKQMFNENRDNVIFIQRNELADQFRCAPSQINYVLTTRFTYERGYLIESKRGGGGHIAIKQLDEDNSNRREELINQSIGETITYHNANALLNHLLESGVIEERECEIMKIAINDRSLTSVDNKNKVRADILKAMIMIILS is encoded by the coding sequence ATGGCAAGACTTTCAGATATAATAGAAGAGTTTATAAAACAAATGTTTAATGAGAATAGAGATAATGTGATTTTTATACAAAGAAATGAGTTAGCAGATCAGTTTAGATGCGCGCCGTCCCAAATAAACTATGTATTAACAACTCGATTTACCTATGAAAGAGGATATTTAATTGAGAGCAAGAGAGGCGGCGGAGGTCATATAGCGATCAAGCAGTTGGATGAGGATAACTCCAATAGAAGGGAAGAGCTAATTAACCAAAGCATAGGAGAAACAATAACATATCATAATGCAAACGCATTGCTTAATCACTTATTAGAATCTGGAGTTATTGAAGAAAGAGAATGTGAAATAATGAAGATAGCAATAAATGATAGAAGTTTAACTTCAGTAGATAATAAAAATAAAGTAAGAGCTGATATTTTAAAAGCTATGATTATGATAATTTTATCTTAA